In a genomic window of Shouchella clausii:
- a CDS encoding ABC transporter permease yields MKAVLYQLIRDVIRNPVELVFMLGLTIIFALIAGGTSGSNAQVVHVFSTELSKPELKDLATDWGENNWNVRIVSEEEAMQLLSKQQADGVIEAGELDYTLHAAYKGSTFVPLTQAELNHYYANKRLAKAGVTDIVDEGSFAIKTEPMQEGTNFDRSLQALFGFALYFAIFTMSFSIMSLLRQKEEGIWNRLILAPASKTALYAGNLLFSFLLAYVQIFLSLVLFNVVFGYDYYGGFWKLSLVLIPYVFAIMAIGLLLSGIVRSSQQLNAVIPLVATVFAMIGGAFWPLEIVQSETMHALSYLSPIRHALDMMKGATYQGASLAEFLLPTSVLLFIGLTVTGIGIRLMERKAL; encoded by the coding sequence GTGAAAGCTGTCCTTTACCAATTGATTCGAGATGTCATCCGCAACCCAGTTGAATTGGTATTTATGCTTGGGCTCACGATCATCTTTGCGCTTATTGCAGGGGGCACGAGCGGAAGCAACGCGCAAGTCGTGCATGTGTTTTCAACGGAATTAAGCAAACCAGAATTAAAGGACTTAGCAACGGATTGGGGAGAAAACAACTGGAATGTGCGTATCGTTTCCGAAGAAGAGGCAATGCAGCTTCTGAGCAAGCAGCAGGCAGACGGCGTGATTGAGGCAGGGGAACTCGACTATACGCTTCATGCCGCCTATAAAGGCTCGACGTTTGTTCCACTTACGCAAGCGGAACTTAACCATTATTATGCAAACAAACGCTTAGCCAAGGCAGGCGTAACGGATATAGTCGACGAAGGAAGCTTTGCTATTAAAACGGAGCCGATGCAAGAAGGAACGAATTTTGACCGTTCGTTGCAAGCGCTATTCGGTTTTGCACTCTACTTTGCTATTTTTACAATGAGCTTTTCGATCATGAGTTTGCTCAGGCAAAAAGAAGAGGGGATTTGGAACCGGCTCATTTTAGCGCCAGCTTCCAAAACAGCTTTATATGCTGGCAATCTTTTATTTTCATTTTTGCTTGCTTACGTGCAAATCTTCCTTTCACTCGTCCTGTTTAACGTTGTTTTCGGTTACGACTATTATGGCGGCTTCTGGAAATTGTCGCTTGTTCTTATCCCATACGTGTTTGCGATTATGGCGATTGGCTTACTGCTTAGCGGCATTGTCCGTTCAAGCCAGCAGCTAAATGCCGTCATTCCCCTTGTCGCAACCGTATTTGCTATGATTGGTGGCGCCTTCTGGCCACTAGAAATTGTCCAATCAGAAACGATGCATGCCCTCTCATATTTGAGCCCAATTAGGCATGCGCTAGATATGATGAAAGGAGCCACATACCAAGGCGCAAGCCTAGCCGAATTTTTATTGCCGACATCCGTGCTGTTGTTTATCGGATTAACCGTAACAGGAATTGGCATTCGGCTTATGGAAAGAAAAGCACTCTAA
- a CDS encoding glycine betaine ABC transporter substrate-binding protein: MNIKHVTMTATGLALAVTLAACGNGDDNGNGSDSNPVGSTDEGMISKEDIHNDLSVITGIDPGAGVSQAAERAIEDYDLTNLTLQTSSSSSMAQALDTAIQKHEPIVVTAWNPHWKFAAYDLKYLDDPEGSFGGTEEIHTIARQGLESEKPEGYQVVDNFFWSEDDMNEVMLAVHEGADPADAAQEWVDNNQEKVDEWIDGVETVDGESFSLVLVNWDSEVASSNVLALALEQVGYDVELSVVENGPMWKSLESGDQDASVAAWLPITHGSFFDESKVDDLGVNLDGEPRIGLAVPSYMDIDSIEDLKAE, encoded by the coding sequence ATGAATATTAAACACGTTACGATGACAGCAACAGGATTGGCCCTTGCCGTAACACTTGCGGCTTGTGGGAATGGTGATGACAACGGCAACGGTTCAGACTCTAATCCAGTTGGCTCTACGGATGAAGGCATGATTTCTAAAGAAGATATTCATAATGATCTATCGGTCATTACAGGAATTGACCCAGGCGCAGGCGTTTCCCAAGCAGCGGAGCGGGCGATTGAAGATTATGACTTGACGAACTTGACTTTGCAAACGTCCAGCTCTTCTTCCATGGCACAAGCGTTGGATACGGCCATCCAAAAACATGAGCCAATCGTTGTAACCGCATGGAATCCACATTGGAAGTTTGCTGCCTATGACTTAAAATACTTGGATGATCCAGAAGGTTCATTCGGCGGTACAGAAGAGATTCATACGATTGCACGCCAAGGTTTGGAAAGCGAGAAGCCTGAAGGCTATCAAGTCGTTGATAATTTCTTCTGGAGCGAGGATGACATGAACGAAGTCATGCTGGCTGTGCATGAAGGCGCTGATCCAGCGGATGCTGCTCAAGAGTGGGTTGATAACAACCAAGAAAAAGTCGATGAATGGATTGACGGCGTTGAGACAGTCGATGGAGAATCATTCTCCCTTGTACTCGTAAACTGGGATTCAGAAGTAGCTTCTTCCAATGTGCTTGCCCTTGCCCTTGAGCAAGTTGGCTATGATGTCGAACTGAGTGTCGTTGAAAACGGGCCAATGTGGAAATCGCTTGAATCTGGCGACCAAGATGCAAGTGTTGCTGCATGGTTGCCAATTACACACGGCAGCTTCTTTGATGAAAGCAAAGTCGACGATTTAGGCGTCAACCTTGACGGCGAGCCACGCATCGGCCTCGCAGTGCCAAGTTATATGGATATTGATTCCATTGAAGATTTGAAAGCTGAATAA
- a CDS encoding Cfr family 23S rRNA (adenine(2503)-C(8))-methyltransferase, giving the protein MKVVNHATKYERLKHFLNALNEPTYRYKQITEAIFKHRIGEFEKMTTLPKALREALLNEFGPSILTVEPVLETTSQQVTKVLLKVAGNNQVEAVRMHYEAGWESFCISSQCGCGLGCTFCSTGAIGLKQNLSADEITDQLLYFYLKGHSLDSVSFMGMGEALANVRIFDALYVLVDRQLFALSPRRITVSTVGIIPNIQRMTSSFPQVNLTFSLHSPFHDQRSKLMPINNKYPLDQVMNVLDQHIHETGRKVYIAYVMLRGVNDSEKHAKALVKRILNNRYPHLYHVNLIRYNPTVGTPEDYGQTIEEKLQTFYRVVKSARIPVTIRSQFGREIDAACGQLYGQYQAKKR; this is encoded by the coding sequence ATGAAAGTTGTCAATCATGCGACGAAATACGAACGATTAAAACATTTTTTGAATGCTTTAAATGAACCGACGTACCGGTATAAACAGATTACAGAAGCGATTTTTAAACACCGTATTGGTGAGTTTGAAAAAATGACCACATTGCCAAAAGCACTGAGGGAAGCGCTCTTAAACGAATTTGGACCTTCTATTCTTACAGTGGAGCCAGTGCTAGAAACAACGTCTCAACAAGTCACTAAAGTGTTGCTAAAAGTAGCGGGAAACAACCAAGTGGAAGCAGTAAGAATGCATTATGAAGCAGGGTGGGAGTCGTTTTGCATTTCTTCTCAATGTGGCTGTGGGTTAGGGTGTACGTTTTGTTCGACAGGGGCCATTGGGTTAAAACAAAACTTATCAGCAGACGAGATTACAGACCAGTTGCTCTATTTTTATCTAAAGGGGCATTCCTTAGATAGTGTCTCTTTTATGGGCATGGGCGAAGCGCTAGCCAATGTAAGGATATTTGATGCTTTGTATGTGCTTGTCGATCGGCAACTATTTGCATTAAGCCCTAGAAGAATAACGGTCTCTACTGTTGGCATCATACCAAACATCCAAAGAATGACTAGCAGTTTTCCTCAGGTGAACCTAACGTTTTCGCTGCACTCTCCTTTCCATGATCAGCGCAGCAAGTTGATGCCGATTAACAACAAGTACCCGTTAGACCAGGTAATGAATGTATTGGATCAGCATATTCACGAGACAGGGAGAAAAGTTTATATTGCTTACGTCATGCTTCGGGGAGTCAATGATTCGGAGAAGCATGCGAAAGCACTTGTTAAACGGATTCTAAACAATCGCTATCCCCATCTCTATCATGTCAATTTGATTCGCTACAATCCGACTGTTGGTACGCCTGAAGACTATGGCCAAACCATAGAAGAGAAACTGCAAACTTTTTACCGTGTCGTAAAATCAGCTCGAATCCCTGTAACGATTCGGAGTCAATTTGGAAGAGAAATTGATGCCGCCTGCGGCCAATTATATGGTCAGTATCAGGCGAAAAAAAGGTGA
- a CDS encoding quaternary amine ABC transporter ATP-binding protein, whose product MSKIRVEGLTKVFGKKPKRALDMLAQGKSKADILKETGHTVGVNQASFEVEDGEIFVIMGLSGSGKSTIVRLLNRLIEPTSGSVWIDGEDLAKMDGKSLREVRRKKMSMVFQKFGLFPTRTLIENVEYGLEVQGIEKQVRREKAISSLELVGLKGYENSYPSQLSGGMQQRVGLARALANDPDVLLMDEAFSALDPLIRKDMQDELLDLQETMNKTIIFITHDLDEALRIGDRIMIMKDGSVVQIGTPEEILTQPENDYVERFVEDVDRSKVFTAENVMIRPETINLEKDGPRVALQRMRDAKISSIYVTKRNRELVGIVHASDVSELIKQNINSIDSIIVTDVPKVELDTPINELMEQLASSSVPLVVIKGNKLQGIIVRSAVLGALSGSEVDFNGFSTPSGTR is encoded by the coding sequence TTGTCAAAAATTAGGGTTGAGGGCTTGACAAAAGTATTTGGGAAAAAACCGAAACGGGCTCTGGACATGTTGGCACAAGGAAAATCCAAAGCGGACATATTAAAAGAAACTGGCCACACGGTTGGTGTTAACCAAGCAAGTTTTGAAGTCGAAGACGGTGAAATTTTTGTTATTATGGGGCTTTCCGGCAGCGGTAAGTCAACAATTGTGCGGCTGCTGAACCGTTTGATTGAACCGACATCAGGAAGTGTTTGGATTGACGGTGAGGACCTCGCTAAGATGGATGGGAAAAGCCTTCGGGAAGTTAGGCGCAAAAAGATGAGCATGGTCTTTCAGAAGTTTGGCTTGTTTCCAACAAGGACGTTGATTGAAAACGTGGAGTATGGCCTTGAAGTGCAAGGCATTGAGAAGCAGGTGCGCCGTGAAAAAGCGATATCGTCGCTTGAACTTGTTGGTTTAAAAGGATACGAAAATAGTTATCCTTCGCAACTTTCTGGCGGAATGCAGCAACGTGTAGGGCTTGCACGTGCCCTTGCCAATGATCCGGATGTCCTGTTAATGGACGAAGCGTTTTCTGCGCTTGATCCGCTCATTCGGAAAGATATGCAAGACGAATTATTAGATTTGCAAGAAACGATGAACAAAACGATCATTTTTATTACCCATGACTTGGATGAGGCGCTCCGTATCGGTGATCGCATCATGATTATGAAAGACGGTTCGGTCGTGCAAATTGGCACGCCTGAAGAAATTCTCACACAACCGGAAAATGATTATGTTGAGCGGTTTGTGGAGGATGTGGACCGCTCAAAAGTATTTACAGCGGAAAATGTCATGATCCGTCCAGAAACGATTAATTTGGAAAAAGACGGACCGCGTGTTGCCTTGCAACGGATGCGCGATGCGAAAATTTCTAGCATTTATGTAACGAAACGGAATAGGGAGCTAGTTGGAATCGTCCATGCGAGCGATGTTTCGGAGTTAATCAAACAAAATATTAATAGCATTGACAGCATTATTGTGACAGATGTGCCGAAAGTCGAATTGGACACGCCAATTAATGAATTGATGGAGCAGCTTGCGAGCAGTTCCGTGCCTCTTGTTGTCATTAAAGGCAACAAGCTACAAGGCATTATTGTAAGAAGCGCCGTTCTTGGGGCGTTATCGGGAAGTGAGGTTGATTTTAATGGATTTTCTACCCCGTCTGGAACTAGGTAG
- a CDS encoding ABC transporter permease, which yields MDFLPRLELGSWVEAFVEWLQHAAWLFNGIDFTIEKVMDGIYWVIALPPSWLFVLIIGALTYWTNRKWGLTVFVILGLLLIDSLGFWNGMLDTLALVLTACLISVVIGVPVGILMAKNDRTEAIIKPVLDFMQTMPAFVYLIPAVAFFGIGMVPGVVASVIFAMPPTVRMTNLGIRQVSTELIEAADAFGSTGTQKLFKVQLPMARGTIMAGINQSTMLALSMVVIAAMIGATGIGQVVYSAVGQNNIGNGFEAGIAIVILAIILDRLTQSFNKKQSE from the coding sequence ATGGATTTTCTACCCCGTCTGGAACTAGGTAGTTGGGTTGAAGCGTTTGTAGAATGGCTGCAGCATGCTGCTTGGTTGTTTAATGGCATTGATTTTACGATTGAAAAGGTCATGGACGGGATTTACTGGGTCATCGCCTTGCCGCCAAGTTGGCTGTTTGTTCTTATTATCGGCGCGCTTACGTATTGGACGAACCGCAAATGGGGCTTGACCGTTTTTGTGATCCTCGGCCTGTTGTTAATTGACAGCCTTGGTTTTTGGAACGGCATGCTTGATACGTTGGCACTCGTCTTAACAGCTTGCTTGATCTCAGTCGTCATCGGTGTTCCAGTTGGCATTTTAATGGCGAAAAACGACCGGACAGAAGCCATTATTAAACCAGTACTTGATTTTATGCAGACGATGCCAGCATTTGTTTATTTGATCCCGGCTGTTGCTTTCTTTGGCATCGGCATGGTTCCTGGCGTTGTCGCTTCTGTCATATTTGCCATGCCGCCGACTGTCCGCATGACGAACCTAGGTATTCGCCAAGTTTCAACAGAATTAATTGAAGCAGCAGACGCATTCGGTTCAACAGGCACGCAAAAACTATTTAAAGTGCAACTGCCAATGGCTCGGGGAACGATCATGGCTGGGATTAACCAAAGCACAATGCTTGCCCTTTCTATGGTTGTGATCGCGGCAATGATCGGGGCAACTGGAATAGGCCAGGTTGTTTATAGCGCAGTTGGACAAAATAATATTGGCAATGGCTTTGAAGCTGGTATTGCGATCGTTATATTGGCGATTATTCTCGACCGTTTAACGCAAAGTTTTAACAAAAAACAAAGCGAATAA
- a CDS encoding GbsR/MarR family transcriptional regulator has product MEKANEHSNGVDEQLQEIREQFIHELSTNFHLYGINESVGRLYGTLLFENDTLTLDEMSRRLGMSKTSMSTGIRQLVDANMARKVWKKGVRKDLYIGEEDWYASFIAIFSKKWRQGIENNKKASVQMEKRLLALQKEAPEQAEVIASDLKKIAHAKAYYDWLDRFIDFLESGEIFEHLEKN; this is encoded by the coding sequence ATGGAGAAGGCAAACGAGCATAGCAACGGCGTTGACGAGCAACTTCAGGAAATCAGAGAACAGTTTATCCATGAGCTTTCGACCAATTTTCATCTATATGGCATTAACGAATCAGTCGGTCGTCTTTATGGTACGCTATTATTTGAAAACGATACTTTAACGCTTGATGAAATGAGCCGGCGCCTAGGGATGAGCAAAACAAGCATGAGCACTGGCATTAGACAGCTTGTTGATGCCAATATGGCGCGGAAAGTGTGGAAGAAAGGCGTCCGCAAAGACCTTTATATTGGAGAAGAAGATTGGTACGCTTCTTTTATCGCGATTTTTTCGAAAAAATGGCGCCAAGGAATTGAAAACAACAAAAAAGCAAGCGTGCAAATGGAAAAACGCTTGCTTGCATTACAGAAAGAAGCCCCCGAACAAGCAGAAGTCATCGCTTCCGACTTAAAAAAAATCGCCCATGCCAAAGCATATTACGACTGGCTCGACCGCTTTATCGACTTTTTAGAGAGCGGCGAGATTTTTGAGCATTTGGAGAAGAACTAA
- a CDS encoding DUF5082 domain-containing protein, which produces MADQTEIAKLHHEISQMRAQLFQTEAQLERLRAAKQALASEQASLHHHKKWGSEPELEHDAWRGQTESAHDDIRRHMQLAYTNVQDETEQLMRAIEMETSRHQTMVSSCQVAIETKQQSLQTLKATK; this is translated from the coding sequence ATGGCCGATCAGACCGAAATAGCCAAGCTCCACCATGAAATTAGCCAGATGCGGGCGCAACTTTTCCAGACAGAAGCGCAATTGGAGCGGTTGCGGGCGGCCAAACAAGCGCTCGCTTCCGAACAAGCTTCTCTTCATCATCATAAAAAATGGGGAAGCGAACCAGAGCTAGAACATGATGCGTGGCGCGGCCAAACCGAATCGGCGCACGATGATATTCGCCGCCATATGCAACTGGCTTACACGAACGTACAAGACGAAACAGAACAACTGATGCGCGCAATTGAAATGGAAACGAGTCGTCACCAAACAATGGTGTCTTCTTGTCAAGTCGCGATCGAAACAAAGCAACAATCGCTCCAAACATTAAAAGCGACGAAATAA
- a CDS encoding AimR family lysis-lysogeny pheromone receptor, giving the protein MLEVKEKAGTLMRQKGWSDPLLNEARMKELASSDEYSFEEVLLIAKHLMPDEFIPLMNVYAASAKKLQHVRDAFEYAASYYQLDMLERLIHTHKEDELLREWILVYELINNFLQGKENEEQMFESARSLFAYTNNPLVRIRLEFIEFNNLYKMGIINSSKLLESRSKTLFAQLQPSFMKTVLASRLSLLLGSINLYREGDIESAERNFLAVLVNETTPDIFMCSANHGLALVMVNKQNKLCAEYGQQAVMFAKRAKAAKYNEMLVSEYVPFMRNAMGEVFDITNVKPEEQAHQYLVRGDIQRALTVIKNLEDKGEMTPFLIYYKGLAQKSVPLLLDAMEGFTKNDFYMVELVKKKINQLV; this is encoded by the coding sequence TTGCTTGAAGTAAAAGAAAAAGCTGGCACACTTATGCGCCAAAAAGGGTGGTCAGATCCTTTATTAAACGAAGCACGCATGAAAGAACTAGCAAGTAGTGATGAGTACTCGTTTGAAGAAGTCCTCCTTATTGCAAAACATTTAATGCCTGACGAGTTCATTCCCCTTATGAATGTATATGCGGCATCAGCAAAGAAGCTGCAGCATGTCCGGGATGCGTTTGAGTATGCGGCAAGCTATTACCAATTAGATATGTTGGAGAGATTGATACATACCCATAAAGAGGATGAATTATTAAGAGAGTGGATTCTAGTATACGAACTGATAAATAATTTTTTGCAAGGGAAAGAGAATGAAGAGCAAATGTTTGAGTCGGCTAGATCTTTGTTTGCTTACACGAATAATCCGTTGGTTCGTATTCGTTTAGAATTTATTGAGTTTAATAACTTATACAAAATGGGTATTATAAACAGTAGCAAGTTACTAGAAAGCCGCTCCAAGACCTTATTTGCTCAGCTTCAGCCTAGTTTTATGAAAACCGTTCTAGCTAGTCGCCTTTCTTTATTGTTAGGTAGCATCAATCTTTATCGAGAAGGTGACATTGAGTCTGCAGAAAGAAACTTTTTAGCTGTTCTCGTCAATGAAACAACACCAGATATTTTTATGTGTTCAGCAAACCACGGTTTAGCTTTGGTTATGGTTAATAAACAGAACAAGCTCTGTGCTGAATATGGGCAACAAGCAGTGATGTTTGCAAAAAGAGCTAAAGCTGCTAAATACAATGAAATGTTGGTTAGTGAGTACGTCCCTTTTATGCGCAATGCAATGGGAGAAGTATTTGACATAACGAATGTTAAACCCGAAGAACAAGCCCATCAATACTTAGTAAGGGGCGATATACAGCGGGCATTAACAGTAATAAAAAATTTAGAAGATAAGGGAGAAATGACACCTTTTCTAATTTATTATAAAGGTCTAGCCCAAAAAAGCGTGCCGCTGCTTTTAGATGCAATGGAAGGTTTCACTAAAAACGATTTTTATATGGTTGAATTGGTAAAGAAGAAGATCAATCAATTAGTTTGA
- a CDS encoding ABC transporter permease translates to MFYIGKDAKQLLMDKGALVTMLFMPLVLILILGFALGDAFTGMPEKIDVAIVSDETLADAVQRFSDELDDWPAQEKTAVLGLAEQLSVPELLIETVESTEDLDSITFHYENELSEARDKDYAGVLHIGEGSRAQIWEQQFLGGGESTGAFTFYANTDEPQQAAIVEAIMKQFIDQFYAQTALANAGLESSMLEGIGDVIYQGSQPISAFEYYMFAMGVMFVFYTAGFMASHAYMEKKTSVYARLILANVSQVGYLVGKGVTTVFLVLIQLMLIFAVNLALFRIEIGNWPAVLLISLMLGIAVASVALLITAIQFRFRSEKVANQFMFFIITIFASVGGSFFPVSDLSPLLAQLSQWTPNGRALTAFLQAAQGAALEEIRPAILMLSGFSCLCFAIAWLFFPRQGGAES, encoded by the coding sequence ATGTTTTATATAGGAAAAGACGCAAAACAGCTTTTAATGGACAAAGGCGCGCTGGTCACGATGTTGTTCATGCCTCTCGTGCTTATTCTCATTCTTGGTTTTGCCCTAGGAGACGCGTTTACAGGCATGCCAGAAAAAATCGACGTCGCTATCGTTTCAGATGAGACACTTGCGGACGCGGTACAGCGTTTTTCTGACGAGCTGGATGATTGGCCTGCCCAAGAAAAAACAGCCGTTTTAGGCTTAGCTGAACAGCTGTCTGTTCCAGAATTATTGATTGAAACCGTTGAGAGCACAGAAGACTTGGACAGCATTACGTTTCATTATGAAAATGAGCTCAGTGAAGCAAGGGACAAGGATTATGCTGGCGTTCTGCATATTGGCGAAGGCTCCCGGGCGCAAATATGGGAACAGCAATTTCTCGGGGGCGGAGAATCGACTGGTGCGTTCACTTTTTATGCCAATACAGACGAGCCGCAGCAAGCAGCCATTGTCGAGGCGATTATGAAACAGTTTATCGACCAATTTTATGCACAGACAGCTTTAGCAAACGCCGGTCTTGAATCAAGTATGTTAGAAGGAATTGGAGACGTTATTTACCAAGGCAGTCAGCCTATATCGGCATTTGAATATTACATGTTTGCGATGGGCGTCATGTTTGTGTTCTACACAGCCGGATTTATGGCTTCTCATGCGTATATGGAAAAGAAAACATCGGTTTACGCTAGGCTCATTCTCGCCAATGTCTCACAAGTAGGATATTTAGTTGGCAAAGGCGTGACGACCGTTTTCCTTGTACTCATTCAATTGATGTTAATCTTTGCCGTCAACTTGGCTTTATTTCGAATCGAAATTGGCAATTGGCCTGCGGTATTGCTCATTTCGCTCATGCTTGGCATCGCTGTCGCCAGCGTCGCGTTGCTCATCACCGCGATTCAGTTTCGCTTTCGCTCTGAAAAAGTCGCAAACCAATTTATGTTTTTTATCATCACCATTTTTGCGTCTGTCGGCGGCAGCTTTTTTCCAGTCAGCGACTTGTCGCCTTTATTGGCGCAGCTAAGCCAATGGACGCCAAATGGCCGTGCGCTAACTGCCTTTTTACAAGCAGCTCAAGGGGCGGCTCTTGAAGAGATACGTCCAGCTATTCTTATGCTTTCTGGATTTTCATGTCTATGTTTTGCAATCGCTTGGCTGTTTTTTCCGCGGCAAGGAGGTGCGGAATCGTGA
- a CDS encoding T7SS effector LXG polymorphic toxin, with product MNTLDVQEVLDALDEIVERKLHDQAQLERLQASIQKIIHLDSLQGEGGEAIKDHFATLHLPVLAAFQLFIGQYIEQLKQIRSNLLNFESSSALIREEFLADVKNGLDRVERYAIADATAIESIRASIADLLPLPPFSMEPVLRYAQQGKDHVRITAERLGNLDEANDTVLASAKSTLQELTTVVSQVANWTSGGVIASPETQAEIDANMEELYQNVVTQALQMAPLDRSHIEGREGDLYQDVLPLEFLYTGAYAPLYGSLKAANWYYLNHFPVSAILSNEQALQACRAPAMGETHAVTPAYFPLFARLSRLPANATVSPAILTRQLKQLVPIQYQWYQAQLRTQAIQTAVSEVAATGRSVLTEEEVAAMQAYLENNPPGDGPLITEVDEEVYKDGRYPGPTKDARVGADGIAYKNNIRTFLDPVADFFFGDFLTLADPEASFGEKALATTFILVKPAKVGGVIYDLSKARKVKTGGKGNGAPSIGKKSVPSGPYREVNGFSVKVKPGAQEKHIPHTPNYKQELANGKHKSIFYGDNKKAQELLDKFAGKGHLLPNGNKERVDFGEPIGKYYDRNTGKYHTTTKGLIHYGKDGAHIVPSRP from the coding sequence ATGAACACACTTGACGTACAAGAAGTACTCGATGCACTTGACGAAATTGTGGAACGAAAGCTTCACGATCAAGCACAGCTCGAACGCTTGCAGGCCAGCATCCAGAAGATCATTCACCTTGATTCCCTGCAAGGCGAAGGCGGCGAAGCAATCAAAGACCATTTTGCGACGCTCCATCTCCCTGTATTGGCAGCGTTCCAGCTTTTCATCGGCCAATACATCGAACAATTGAAGCAAATCCGCTCGAATTTGCTCAACTTTGAAAGCAGCTCCGCCCTGATCCGGGAAGAATTTCTCGCCGATGTCAAAAACGGCCTGGACCGAGTCGAGCGCTATGCGATCGCAGACGCGACAGCGATTGAATCGATTCGCGCTTCCATCGCCGACCTGTTGCCACTGCCACCGTTCTCGATGGAACCGGTCTTGCGCTACGCCCAACAAGGCAAAGACCATGTCCGTATAACGGCGGAAAGGCTTGGCAACTTGGACGAAGCCAACGACACGGTGCTCGCAAGCGCAAAAAGCACCTTGCAAGAACTGACGACTGTCGTCAGCCAAGTAGCCAACTGGACCAGTGGCGGCGTGATCGCCTCCCCAGAAACGCAGGCGGAGATCGATGCCAATATGGAAGAGCTGTATCAAAATGTCGTGACACAAGCGCTCCAAATGGCCCCACTAGACCGAAGCCATATCGAAGGCCGTGAGGGGGATCTGTACCAAGACGTGTTGCCGCTAGAATTTCTGTATACAGGCGCCTACGCCCCGCTATACGGTAGCCTGAAAGCAGCTAACTGGTATTACTTGAACCATTTCCCTGTCAGTGCCATCCTAAGCAATGAACAGGCGCTACAAGCGTGCCGAGCGCCAGCGATGGGAGAAACCCATGCCGTTACCCCGGCGTATTTCCCGTTGTTTGCGCGCCTATCGCGCCTGCCTGCAAACGCGACGGTCTCGCCCGCGATCCTGACAAGGCAACTGAAACAGCTGGTGCCAATCCAATACCAATGGTACCAAGCCCAGCTCCGTACCCAAGCGATTCAAACGGCCGTTTCGGAAGTGGCTGCCACAGGGCGGTCTGTTTTAACCGAGGAAGAAGTCGCAGCCATGCAAGCGTACCTTGAAAACAACCCTCCCGGCGACGGTCCCCTCATAACCGAGGTCGACGAGGAAGTATACAAAGACGGGCGTTATCCCGGGCCGACGAAGGATGCCCGTGTTGGCGCCGACGGGATCGCGTATAAGAACAACATCAGGACTTTTCTAGATCCGGTAGCCGACTTTTTCTTCGGTGACTTCCTCACGCTCGCCGACCCAGAAGCTTCGTTCGGGGAGAAAGCCCTGGCAACGACGTTTATCTTAGTGAAGCCAGCGAAAGTGGGAGGAGTCATCTACGACTTGTCGAAAGCGAGGAAGGTGAAGACTGGGGGGAAGGGGAATGGTGCGCCTTCTATTGGCAAGAAATCAGTACCTAGCGGACCGTATAGAGAAGTTAATGGATTTTCAGTTAAAGTAAAGCCAGGTGCACAAGAGAAGCATATTCCTCATACTCCAAATTACAAACAAGAACTTGCAAATGGAAAACACAAAAGTATCTTCTATGGCGATAATAAAAAAGCACAAGAATTGCTTGATAAGTTTGCTGGAAAAGGTCATCTACTACCAAACGGTAATAAAGAAAGAGTAGACTTTGGTGAACCAATCGGGAAATACTATGATCGTAATACTGGTAAATATCATACGACTACTAAAGGATTAATACATTATGGAAAAGACGGTGCTCATATAGTACCATCAAGACCATAA
- a CDS encoding YwqI/YxiC family protein encodes MPEIKIDEDDVLSALSETGEQASFSVSADEPGIHTSSMAFLHSLLEVESGYAEQLNRYLDVVKNVQAETKELVQTYGVVDEMLASRR; translated from the coding sequence ATGCCGGAAATCAAAATCGACGAAGACGACGTGCTCAGCGCTTTAAGCGAAACAGGCGAACAGGCCAGCTTTTCCGTTTCGGCCGACGAGCCTGGGATTCATACGTCTTCGATGGCGTTTCTCCATTCATTGCTGGAAGTAGAAAGCGGGTATGCTGAACAATTAAATCGCTACTTAGACGTGGTGAAAAACGTACAAGCAGAAACAAAAGAACTGGTTCAAACGTACGGAGTCGTGGACGAGATGCTGGCAAGCCGCCGATAA